From a single Miscanthus floridulus cultivar M001 chromosome 8, ASM1932011v1, whole genome shotgun sequence genomic region:
- the LOC136469917 gene encoding uncharacterized protein: protein MAGHGDGAAVSVEEFQELRTQMNDLMQQLQTLQLNMPHREPPPNEDDDNEDNEAPRRAAGHGHGCGGFGHGFCRARCVLVGGGDYDGDDDMLSDMDDHRHGVHHGYRDRYHHRDDDGLSKVKVSIPKFNRKESVDDYFEWETKVDQIFDFYTYPPVKKAKLAAIEFIGYAITWWNQVCADFRRVGHDRITWDDMKREMRQRFVPAHYSRELHLRLKRLVQDKVDMTNYNTMDELLHFAKRAERQLAESYKNRASFSAPHSSTPWRHSQQHGSGVHTPSSRATSRSISTSAKHFDSRGKAENFNQSSSSVTAAQRKTSKIECFKCGGHRHKQAECPNRHTIIALADGSYDSQSEEEDEPITQALADLSLDTCEYSAEDGTFELGLNCLAIQSLPDFAQDDLSQDDVLQHPAEITCADLDKLLVDFSDLAPSTLNTPAPSLVVRRVLSTQFVATEQGQHHNLFQSQCKVKGQVCRFIIDGGSYNNIVSALLVEKLGLQTRRHPHPYHMQWLNNSRIVKVSAMVRLSFSIGDYHGEVDCDIVPMQACHLLLGHPWQFDMDSVHFGRSNKYTFIHKDKKVVLVPLSPEEIYASDVARMKREESEKRKLSEAPNTSKGETPNPSSHIKPHSTSKQLCQNECLFVSRSDLREVKNTTAPFFVLLHKEVLLSTTDLPSLLPSVVLDLLQDFEDVFPDEVPAGLPPLHRIEHQIDLVPGASLPNHPAYHTNPEEIKEIQRQVKELLDKGYVRESLSPCAVPILLVPKKDGSWRMCVDCHAINAITVRYCHPIPRLDDMLDELSGSTIFTKIDLRSGYHQIRMKIGDEWKTAFKTKFGLYEWLVMPFGLMNAPSTFMRLMNHVLRAFIGKFVVVYFDDILIYSKSFDENLDHIRAVLAILRVEKLYGNISKCTFCTNRVVFLGFVVTADDIQVDEEKIKAIKDWPTPKNLSQVQSLHGLAGFYRCFVKDFSAITAPLNNLTKKDVPFKWGDEQDQAFEELKRSFVKHRCYNYQTLLAAPLALAYLLAGPFAAPLRSPVLVRMASSHSRDAAPADSTSEELAPDSMEMAMEDVAEQDSSAMEMTSESFVPDS from the exons ATGGCAGGACATGGAGATGGTGCCGCTGTTTCGGTGGAGGAATTCCAGGAGCTGCGTACACAAATGAATGATTTGATGCAACAACTACAAACTCTCCAATTGAACATGCCTCATAGAGAACCACCACCAAatgaggatgatgacaatgaggataACGAGGCACCACGTCGTGCCGCTGGTCATGGACATGGATGTGGTGGGTTTGGCCATGGTTTTTGTCGTGCTCGGTGCGTTCTAGTTGGAGGTGGAgattatgatggtgatgatgatatgtTGTCCGACATGGATGATCATCGGCATGGTGTCCATCATGGTTATCGTGACCGCTATCATCATCGTGATGATGATGGTTTAAGCAAAGTGAAAGTGTCTATTCCAAAATTTAACAGAAAGGAAAGTGTTGATGATTATTTTGAGTGGGAGACCAAGGTTGATCAGATCTTTGATTTCTATACTTACCCTCCTGTCAAAAAAGCAAAGCTTGCTGCAATTGAGTTCATAGGTTATGCAATCACTTGGTGGAATCAAgtgtgtgctgatttccgccGTGTTGGACATGATCGTATTACTTGGGATGACATGAAACGAGAAATGAGGCAGAGATTTGTTCCTGCCCATTATTCTCGTGAGCTACATTTGAGGCTGAAACGTCTTGTCCAAG ACAAGGTGGACATGACTAATTACAACACTATGGATGAATTGCTACATTTTGCAAAAAGGGCAGAACGGCAGCTTGCTGAGTCTTATAAGAACCGTGCTTCATTTTCAGCTCCTCATAGTTCTACTCCATGGCGCCATTCACAGCAGCACGGGTCAGGGGTGCACACACCTTCATCTCGTGCAACTTCTCGTTCAATTTCAACATCTGCCAAACATTTTGATTCAAGAGGCAAAGCTGAAAATTTCAATCAATCCAGCTCCTCTGTTACAGCAGCCCAACGGAAGACAAGCAAGATTGAGTGTTTTAAGTGTGGTGGTCATAGACATAAGCAAGCTGAATGTCCCAATAGACACACTATTATTGCACTTGCAGATGGTTCTTATGATTCTCAAAGTGAAGAGGAGGATGAGCCTATTACCCAAGCACTCGCAGACCTTTCTCTTGACACTTGTGAGTATTCAGCAGAggatggtacttttgagctaggtctgaattgtttagccattcaatCTCTTCCAGATTTTGCTCAAGATGACTTATCCCAAGATGATGTTCTTCAGCATCCAGCTGAGATTACTTGTGCTGATCTTGATAAGTTGcttgttgatttttctgatttggCGCCTTCTACTCTGAATACACCAGCCCCTTCTTTGGTGGTTCGGCGGGTTCTTTCAACACAATTTGTTGCTACTGAGCAAGGCCAgcaccataatttgtttcaatcaCAATGCAAAGTGAAAGGACAGGTGTGCCGCTTCATCATTGATGGTGGGAGCTACAACAATATTGTTAGTGCTTTACTTGTTGAGAAGCTTGGTTTGCAGACACGTCGCCATCCACATCCGTATCACATGCAATGGCTGAATAATTCTAGGATAGTGAAGGTTTCAGCTATGGTTCGCTTGTCATTCTCCATTGGTGACTATCATGGAGAGGTTGATTGTGATATTGTACCCATGCAAGCATGCCATTTACTGTTGGGTCATCCATGGCAATTTGATATGGATTCGGTGCACTTTGGACGGTCTAACAAATATACTTTCATTCACAAAGACAAGAAGGTGGTTCTTGTTCCATTATCTCCAGAAGAGATCTATGCTTCAGATGTGGCTCGCATGAAAAGAGAAGAATCTGAGAAAAGAAAATTGAGTGAGGCCCCCAACACTAGTAAGGGAGAGACTCCTAACCCATCCAGCCACATAAAGCCTCATTCCACTTCAAAACAGCTATGCCAAAATGAGTGCTTATTTGTGAGCAGGAGTGATTTGAGAGAAGTAAAGAACACCACAGCCCCATTCTTTGTGCTCTTGCACAAGGAGGTCCTACTttcaactaccgatttaccttcattgctgcctagtgttgttcttgatctcttacAGGACTTCgaagatgtttttcccgatgaggtGCCAGCTGGACTTCCTCCACTCCacagaattgagcatcaaattgatttggtaCCAGGTGCTTCTCTTCCAAATCATCCAGCCTACCACACCAATCCTGAAGAGATAAAGGAAATTCAACGACAGGTAAAAGAGCTTTTGGACAAAGGGTATGTTCGTGAATCCTTATCACCATGTGCTGTTCCTATTCTTTTAGTCCCAAAGAAAGATGGCtcttggcgcatgtgtgttgattgtcatGCTATCAATGCTATAACTGTTAGATATTGCCATCCCATTCCACGGCttgatgacatgttagatgaattgagtggttcaactattttcaccaagattgatttaCGCAGCGGCTATCACCAAATTCGCATGAAAATTGGTGATGAATGGAAGACAGCATTTAAGACCaaatttggcttatatgaatgGCTTGTGATGCCCTTTGGTTTGATGAATGCTCCTTCAACTTTTATGCGTTTAATGAATCATGTTTTAAGAGCTTTCATTGGCAAATTCGTGGTTGTAtattttgatgatatcttgatctatAGTAAATCATTTGATGAGAATCTTGATCATATCCGTGCAGTCCTTGCTATTTTGAGAGTCGAGAAATTGTAtggaaatatttctaagtgcaccttttgcacaaaTCGTGTTGTTTTCCTTGGCTTTGTTGTGACTGCAGATGACATCCAGGTTGATGAAGAGAAGATTAAAGCGATAAAGGATTGGCCTACTCCTAAAAATCTGAGCCAAGTTCAAAGTTTACATGGTCTTGCAGGTTTCTACCGGTGCTTTGTTAAAGATTTCAGTGCAATCACTGCACCCCTTAACAATTTGACAAAGAAGGATGTTCCATTCAAGTGGGGAGATGAACAGGACCAAGCCTTCGAAGAGTTGAAAAGAAGCTTTGTGAAGCATCGCTGCTACAACTACCAGACTTTG CTCGCCGCACCGCTCGCACTTGCCTACCTGCTCGCCGGTCCATTCGCCGCACCTCTCCGCTCGCCGGTCCTCGTGCGCATGGCTTCATCGCATTCTAGGGATGCGGCACCGGCGGACTCGACGTCGGAGGAGTTGGCGCCGGACTCCATGGAGATGGCGATGGAAGACGTCGCCGAGCAGGACTCTAGCGCCATGGAGATGACTTCGGAGTCCTTCGTGCCGGACTCATAG